ATTCTTGGTCAGCTATTGGCATATCAGAAAAGAACAGTTTATAAGTGAAAGCAGCTTTTCAATGGTAATGGCATACGCATTTTGCTACCTAAAAGGTACTGCTTATTTACTATAGCACTTCAAATGTAATAATATTTACTTCTGAATGGTAAAATATTAGGTTTCTTTTATATTAGAAATGATTTTTATCATTGTCTTTGGAACTGGATTGCTAAACCATTTAATTTTTAATTTTTTTTATTTTTGGAGGCTTCTGGCTAGTAAGCAGCGGAATTAGTTTTATGGTTACCTACTATGGCGCCTACTATGGCGCGGAAGTTACTTCCGTGACTTTCAAATTCTCGTTCGCATAGCCACTGTCCTAGCTTTGATTGCCAATTGAAGTTGTTTCATTGTTGAGGTTCTGTTCTTTTTGTCTTGACACAAAGTAAGAGGGCCCCTACCCCCAGAACCAAAAAAGTCAAGACGCTAAAAACTCGCTGAACGCTCAAACAGTTTAGCGTCAATACTTGCACCTGGCTGAAGCTATTTGTTGCATAGTAAATTGACAAAATTTTAAAAATTCAAAATTTAAATAAATGTTGGGTGGATAAAATAAAAAGCACTTACCCGAGGAGAGTAAGTGCTGAAAATTTAAATCTGACTAGAGAAATGTCTATACCAGATGGTAATTTTTTAATTATTTGATAGGAGAGTAATCGGTAGGTTTCATGTAAACCGATTCTACTTTGGTGGTTAAAGAGCCGCCGCCTTTTACTTCGGAAGCTGCTTTTACTTTTATCCATTCCGGATCGTTCCGGAAGGCTTCAAATGAAGCCAAACCAGCTTCCTGGCTTTTATGCGCTAAAATGTAAACCAAGGTGTTATCAGCGCCCGGCTGACCGGCTACCGGATGAAAGTAAACAATGTTTTCCATGCCGTATTTACTAAATAAACCCATAGTGTGATCCCGGAAGCGAGCATCTAGATTCACTAAGTTATTAGGAGTAGTGGTATAGGTACGCAGCTCAAAAGTACGCTCCGGGCTAGCTTGCTTTAATGTAATAGCCGGCGAATAATCGGTCGTTTCCATAAATAACTGGTCTACTTTGGCTACCAGTTTACCGTTTTCTTCGGATTTAGAAGCTACTGCTTTCCACTCCGGATCAGAGCCGAAAGCTTGCCAGGAAGCATCGCGCGCTTCGCGGTTGGGGTAAGCCAAAATATAAATTAATTTGTTATCCGGATTCTCCAGCGGTAACCAATAGCCAATATTGGTCATGCCGTGTTTTTCAAAAATCCGGGTAGTATTGGTCCGGAAGCGGTTTTCGAGGTCGGCTAATTTACCGGGGTGCGCGTAATAAACCCGCATTTCAAAAATCCGGGTATCGCGAGCCGCCGGAGTAGCCGAATTACCCGCAGAGGATTGAGCCCCAGAACCAGATTTACAACCAGAAACAATTAAAATACCAGCAAAAGCCAGTAGTAAAAAAGAGTGCAATGTACGCATACGATTAAAAGTGTAGAAATTTAAAAAATGAGCAAGTTTTTAAGTGTGAGCAAATCAATTGCTTACTAAGATTTGGTCAAAAAACAATGAACGGGTACAAGTATAGTAATTATTCTGTTAGAAAGCTTAAGCGCGTAACTGCGGTTTATACTGATTTTTTAAAATTTTTGAATAGAAGCAACCTGCGTCTTTTGTAAACAGGTAATTCTAGGCCAGGAGCCAGTAAGCCAGACCAGCCGCTGTGAGCTGCATGGTTAAATTATCGAGTCCGTGGTTGCTGACCGATTCAACGGCGGCTCCGCCTAATCCGCAAACGAGCGCAGTTTTTAAAGAATCCGGCCACGGATAGCCAATAAAATAAAGGCCCAGAAAAGCCACTACAATGCTCACACCGGCCACGGCTGCCGAACCTTCTACACTGCGGGTAGCTTTTACGCCGAGCAACGAGGGTACCTGGTAGCGGTGTTTGCCCCACCGCGAGCCTACGGGCTCCCCTACGGCATCGCCCCAGCCCCCTACTAAATACCCAACAAAAGCAAATTTTAAAAAAAAGAGGTTAGCTAGCACGCCCCCTAAAGCAGTAGTTAGTAAAGGAATAAGAATAAATAAAGTGCGATGCGGCCGGTCCGATTCCCGGGCCATTACTTCGTAAAAAGAGAAGTCCTCGCCTTGCACAACCGCAAACAGTACAAACAAACTTACAATGCTGCCAAACAAAATAACGGCCGGTAAACCATACTTTACCTGAAAAATACTGGCGGTAGAAAAAATTAAAAAATGGAATATTTTGCGGGTGTAAGCCGTACGAACCTGGTGCTGTTTTTTTAAATAAGAAACCAAAAGCGCAACTACCAATACGTAGCCCAATATAAATGGCCCCAGTTGCCTGATTAATTCTACAGATGGTATTGCGCGGTTGATAAAGTTTTGCAGCATGATTAATTTGCTCGCGTAAGGGTGTATTTATCGAGTACTTATTATTTAAGTGAGAAGTTATAAGAAGAAATATCTATTTGGCGCTGCTTGTCTTTGGAGCCTTTTCAAGTCTCCATGCTCGGGTGCTATCTAACTTGATACGGCTGAGTTTGCCTCCTGCCCGGCGGGCCTCGTTTGGCTCTTTCGGGCTGGTCTAAGCTTCCTTTCCTCCTGACGTCGGAATTCTGCTGCGCAGAACCGAAACCTTAGAAGGCCCTCAACAGCCAAACTGGTGTCAATTGCTCGTAGCTACTGTATTTGGCCAAATTGGAAGTAATAGAGTTTGCCTTTAAAACGAAAAGGCAGGTATTCTGATGGATACCTGCCTTTTGTAGTGTTATTTCGAAATAAATTTAAAAAAGCCAACGCCTTGGTTGGTGTCTTCACCAACCTACTGTGCTCCCAAGAAAATTGTTAAAAAATCTCTTTGGCGATGGCAGCGGTAGCTTCCGATTTACTCATGGTATAAAAATGCAGGCAGGGTACGCCAAACTGTACTAATTCTTTACACTGCTGCGTAGCCCACTCAATCCCAACTTGGCGTACTGCTTGCGGTGTTTGAGCGCTATCAATAGCCTGTACTAAATCGTTGGGAATATCGATATGGAATAAGTTGGGCAGCATGCGTAGCTGGTTTTTCACCGTAAGCGGTTTTATGCCCGGAATAATGGGTACGTTGATGCCGTACTCACGACAAGCTTTTACAAAGTTGAAATACTTCTGGTTATCGAAAAACATTTGCGTAATAATGTACTGCGCGCCCATGTCTACTTTCATCTTCAAATACTTCAAGTCAATTTCCAGGTTGGGTGCTTCGCTGTGTTTTTCGGGGTAACCGGCTACTCCGGCACAAAAATTAGTAGGCACCGGATTGGCGATATCCTCGTCGAGGTAAATGCCCTGGTTTAAGTTGCATACTTGTTTTAGTAATTCAGAAGCGTACGCATGACCATCGGGGTGCGGCCGGAACTGGGCTTCTGTTTTAATAGAGTCGCCCCGAAGTACCAGCACGTTATCAATGCCCAAAAAGTTAAGGTCCATAAGGGCATTCTCGGTTTCTTCCCGGCTGAAGCCGCCGCAGATAATATGCGGCACCGCATCTACATTATATTTATGCATAATAGCCGAGCAAATACCTACGGTACCCGGCCGTTTGCGGATGCTGATTTTTTCGAGTAAGCCATTTTCCCGTTCCTTAAACACGTATTCTTCGCGGTGATAAGTAACGTTAATGAATGGCGGCTTAAACTCCATGAGCGGGTCGATGCCATTGTAGATGGATTGAATACTGGTGCCTTTTACCGGCGGTAAAATTTCGAAAGAGAAAAGCGTTTTTTTCGCGTTTGCTATATGTTCCGTTACTTTCATGTCAGGAATTATGAATTAAAAATTAGAAATTAGAAATGGTCGAAATTTTTAAAATTTTACTCCGGAGCCACTTCTAATTTCTAATTGATAATTTCTAATTTTTTATTTTTTAATTCATTTAAGCATTATACCCCAGGTTAGGAGCCAGCCAGCGTTCTACTTCGGATAAAGTCATGTTTTTACGGCGGGCGTAATCTTCGGCTTGGTCTTTATCAATTTTGCCGAGGCCAAAATAACGGGCTTTGGGGTGCGCAAAATACATTCCGGATACGGCGGCGGTTGGGTACATCGCCATGCTTTCGGTTAGGGTGATGCCGGTATGTTTTTCAACCTCAAGTAATTCAAATAAAGTAAGTTTTTCGGTGTGCTCAGGACAAGCCGGGTAACCGGGCGCTGGCCGGATGCCCTGGTACGCTTCGGCTATCAACTCGTCGTTGGTAAGTTGTTCATGCGACGCGTAACCCCACAACTCTTTGCGTACTTTTTCATGCATTAATTCGGCAAAGGCTTCTGCTAACCGATCGGCCAAGGCTTTAATCATAATGCTGTTGTAATCGTCGTGGTCGGCTTCGTACTGGGCAATTAGTTTTTCAATACCAATACCCGCGGTTACCGCAAAACCTCCGATGTAATCGTTCAAGCCACTTTCCTGCGGAGCAATAAAATCAGCGAGAGCTAAATTGGGTACGCCCGGACCTTTTTTGCTTTGCTGCCGCAATGTGCGGAACGTTACCTGGCTCAATTGCCGGCTTTCATCGGTATATATTTCAATATCGTCGTCGTTTACGGTATTGGCGGGATAGATGCCCACTACAGCGTTGGCTTGCAGTAACTTTTCTTTTACCACTTTTTTAAGTAAAACCTGGGCATCCTCAAACAACCGTACGGCTTCGGCACCTACTACTTCGTCGCTGAGAATTTTTGGATATTTACCGTGCAGTTCCCATGCCTGGAAGAATGGCGTCCAGTCGATGTAATTAACAATTTCGCTGAGTGGGTAATCGTTAAAAACCTGAGTACCCAGAACTTTAGGGGTATACACCTCTTCGGCGCGCCACTCAATCGGGAATTTATTTGCCCGGGCATCGGCCAGGGAAATAAATTGCCGGTCTTGCTTACGGTTCAGGTAACTGTCGCGAAGTACGCTGTACTCCGCTTTTATATTTTTAGCGTAGGTTTCTTTTTGCTCAGGTTGCAATAAATTACCCACTACCGGCACGGTACGTGAGGCATCCAGGACGTGCACTACCGGTCCGCTGTAATTCTGGTCAATTTTTACGGCAGTATGCGCGCGCGAGGTAGTAGCTCCACCAATCAGCAAAGGAGTTTTAAATTGAAGCCGCTCCATTTCTTTGGCCACATGCACCATTTCATCCAGCGAAGGCGTAATCAGGCCGCTTAAGCCAATGATATCGGCGTTTATTTCCTGCGCGGTTTGTAAAATTTTATCGGCGGGCACCATTACACCTAAATCCACAATCTCATAATTATTACAGGCCAATACCACGCCCACAATGTTTTTACCAATATCGTGCACGTCGCCTTTTACAGTTGCGAGTAAAACCTTACCTGCATTTTTGCTTTCGTCACCGGGTTGCTTGGCGGCTTCGATAAACGGTAACAGATAGGCTACGGCTTTTTTCATCACGCGGGCGCTCTTTACTACCTGCGGCAAAAACATTTTACCGGCGCCAAATAAATCACCCACCACGTTCATGCCGTCCATTAATGGGCCTTCAATTACTTCCAGCGGACGGTCGTATTGCTGACGGGCTTCTTCAATATCGGCATCAATGTAATCGGTAATGCCTTTTACCAGCGAATGCGTCAGGCGTTCCTGTACGGGAGCGTTGCGCCAGGCTTCATCTTTTACTACTTCTTTTCCTTTATTTTTAACTTTTTCGGCGTGTTCAATTAACCGTTCGGTCGCATCCGGACGCCGGTTTAATAACACATCTTCGCAGAGTTCGAGCAAATCCTTAGGAATCTCTTCGTACACGGCAATCTGGCCGGCGTTTACAATGCCCATATCCAAACCCGCTTTAATGGCGTGGTACAGAAAGGCAGTATGCATGGCTTCGCGCACTAAATCGTTGCCCCGGAACGAGAAAGAAATATTACTCACCCCACCACTCACGCGCACGCCGGGCAAGTTTTCTTTAATCCAGCGGGTGGCATTTATAAAATCGACGGCGTAGTTATTGTGTTCTTCGATGCCGGTAGCTACCGTTAAAATATTGGGGTCGAAGATGATGTCTTCGGCGGGGAAACCTACTTCTTTGGTAAGAATATTATAAGCGCGCTCGCAGATCTGAATCCGGCGTTCGTAAGAATCAGCCTGGCCTTCTTCGTCGAAAGCCATTACTACTACCGCCGCGCCGTAGCTTAATACTTTGCGGGCAGTTTCTTTAAATTTCTCTTCGCCTTCTTTTAAGCTGATGGAGTTAACAATGCTTTTGCCCTGCACACATTTTAAACCCGCTTCAATCACGCTCCACTTAGAAGAGTCAATCATGATAGGAACGCGCGAAATATCCGGTTCGGCGGCAATTAAATTTAAAAAATGAACCATGGCTTTCTCAGAATCGAGCATGCCTTCGTCCATGTTCACGTCAATAATCTGAGCGCCGTTTTCTACCTGCTCGCGGGCAATACTCAAAGCTTCTTCGTACTGCTCGTTTAAAATAAGGCGGGCAAATTTCTTGGAGCCAGTTACGTTGGTGCGTTCGCCAATATTTACAAATGTAGAACCTTCAAAAATAGTAAGCGGCTCTAATCCGCTAAGTTTGGGTACGGATGGTAATTTTGGAATTTCCCGGGGCGGATATTTAGCGGCTTCCTGGGCAATAGCTTTAATGTGCGCTGGCGACGTGCCACAACAACCCCCGATAATATTCACGAAGTTATTTTCCAGGAAATCGTGGATATGCGCGGCCATTTGCTCCGGCGTTTCGTCGTACTCGCCGAAGGCATTAGGTAAACCCGCATTGGGGTGGGCGCTCACGTAAAATTTCGCTTCTTTCGCCAACGTTTGCAGGTGCGGACGTAATTGTTTGGCGCCCAAAGCACAGTTTAATCCAACGCTTAATAAAGGTAAATGAGAGATGGAAAATAAAAACGCTTCCACGGTTTGTCCCGACAAAGTCCGGCCGCTGGCATCGGTGATAGTGCCCGATACCATTATAGGTATTCGTTTACCGGTGCGCTGCGAATATTGGTCAATGGCAAATAAGGCCGCTTTTGCATTAAGCGTATCAAAAATGGTTTCTACCAGCAAAGCATCTACGCCGCCGTCTACCAAACCTTCTATCTGGCCGGTATAAGCTTCTACTAATTCATCGAAAGTAATTGCCCGGAAAGCAGGGTTATTTACGTCCGGCGACATAGAAGCGGTACGGTTGGTAGGGCCAATGGAACCCGCCACAAAACGCGGTTTATCTGGGTTAGCAGCAGTAAATTCATCGGCCACTTCCCGGGCAATCCGGGCCGACTCGTAATTGAGTTCGTACACCAGATCTTCCATGTGGTAATCGGCCATACCCAC
The sequence above is a segment of the Adhaeribacter swui genome. Coding sequences within it:
- a CDS encoding NIPSNAP family protein — protein: MRTLHSFLLLAFAGILIVSGCKSGSGAQSSAGNSATPAARDTRIFEMRVYYAHPGKLADLENRFRTNTTRIFEKHGMTNIGYWLPLENPDNKLIYILAYPNREARDASWQAFGSDPEWKAVASKSEENGKLVAKVDQLFMETTDYSPAITLKQASPERTFELRTYTTTPNNLVNLDARFRDHTMGLFSKYGMENIVYFHPVAGQPGADNTLVYILAHKSQEAGLASFEAFRNDPEWIKVKAASEVKGGGSLTTKVESVYMKPTDYSPIK
- a CDS encoding diacylglycerol/polyprenol kinase family protein, with the protein product MLQNFINRAIPSVELIRQLGPFILGYVLVVALLVSYLKKQHQVRTAYTRKIFHFLIFSTASIFQVKYGLPAVILFGSIVSLFVLFAVVQGEDFSFYEVMARESDRPHRTLFILIPLLTTALGGVLANLFFLKFAFVGYLVGGWGDAVGEPVGSRWGKHRYQVPSLLGVKATRSVEGSAAVAGVSIVVAFLGLYFIGYPWPDSLKTALVCGLGGAAVESVSNHGLDNLTMQLTAAGLAYWLLA
- the metF gene encoding methylenetetrahydrofolate reductase [NAD(P)H], with product MKVTEHIANAKKTLFSFEILPPVKGTSIQSIYNGIDPLMEFKPPFINVTYHREEYVFKERENGLLEKISIRKRPGTVGICSAIMHKYNVDAVPHIICGGFSREETENALMDLNFLGIDNVLVLRGDSIKTEAQFRPHPDGHAYASELLKQVCNLNQGIYLDEDIANPVPTNFCAGVAGYPEKHSEAPNLEIDLKYLKMKVDMGAQYIITQMFFDNQKYFNFVKACREYGINVPIIPGIKPLTVKNQLRMLPNLFHIDIPNDLVQAIDSAQTPQAVRQVGIEWATQQCKELVQFGVPCLHFYTMSKSEATAAIAKEIF
- the metH gene encoding methionine synthase, with product MTRIEEEVKKRILVLDGAMGTQIQGYKLTEADYRGERFRDFPHDLKGNNDLLSITRPDIIREIHWKYFEAGADIAETNTFSSTTVGMADYHMEDLVYELNYESARIAREVADEFTAANPDKPRFVAGSIGPTNRTASMSPDVNNPAFRAITFDELVEAYTGQIEGLVDGGVDALLVETIFDTLNAKAALFAIDQYSQRTGKRIPIMVSGTITDASGRTLSGQTVEAFLFSISHLPLLSVGLNCALGAKQLRPHLQTLAKEAKFYVSAHPNAGLPNAFGEYDETPEQMAAHIHDFLENNFVNIIGGCCGTSPAHIKAIAQEAAKYPPREIPKLPSVPKLSGLEPLTIFEGSTFVNIGERTNVTGSKKFARLILNEQYEEALSIAREQVENGAQIIDVNMDEGMLDSEKAMVHFLNLIAAEPDISRVPIMIDSSKWSVIEAGLKCVQGKSIVNSISLKEGEEKFKETARKVLSYGAAVVVMAFDEEGQADSYERRIQICERAYNILTKEVGFPAEDIIFDPNILTVATGIEEHNNYAVDFINATRWIKENLPGVRVSGGVSNISFSFRGNDLVREAMHTAFLYHAIKAGLDMGIVNAGQIAVYEEIPKDLLELCEDVLLNRRPDATERLIEHAEKVKNKGKEVVKDEAWRNAPVQERLTHSLVKGITDYIDADIEEARQQYDRPLEVIEGPLMDGMNVVGDLFGAGKMFLPQVVKSARVMKKAVAYLLPFIEAAKQPGDESKNAGKVLLATVKGDVHDIGKNIVGVVLACNNYEIVDLGVMVPADKILQTAQEINADIIGLSGLITPSLDEMVHVAKEMERLQFKTPLLIGGATTSRAHTAVKIDQNYSGPVVHVLDASRTVPVVGNLLQPEQKETYAKNIKAEYSVLRDSYLNRKQDRQFISLADARANKFPIEWRAEEVYTPKVLGTQVFNDYPLSEIVNYIDWTPFFQAWELHGKYPKILSDEVVGAEAVRLFEDAQVLLKKVVKEKLLQANAVVGIYPANTVNDDDIEIYTDESRQLSQVTFRTLRQQSKKGPGVPNLALADFIAPQESGLNDYIGGFAVTAGIGIEKLIAQYEADHDDYNSIMIKALADRLAEAFAELMHEKVRKELWGYASHEQLTNDELIAEAYQGIRPAPGYPACPEHTEKLTLFELLEVEKHTGITLTESMAMYPTAAVSGMYFAHPKARYFGLGKIDKDQAEDYARRKNMTLSEVERWLAPNLGYNA